GCGTACATCGCGGTGATGGCCGTCGGCATGATCCCGGCGACCCTCGCGAGCGGCCGCTTCGGGTTCAAGCCGGTGCTGGTCACCGGTGTGTCCGTGGTGGGGCTGGCCGCCATCCTCGCGTCGTTCAGCGACAACATCGTCCAGCTCAGCGTCCTGCGCGGTGTCTGGGGCCTCGGCAACGCGATGTTCTTCGCCACCGCCATGGTGGTGCTGGTCAACCTGGCCGTCGACCGCGAGTGGGCGGTCGGGCTCTTCGAGACCGCGCTCGGTCTGGGCTTCGCGGTCGGCCCGCTCATCGGTGGCCTGCTCGGCCAGGCGACCTGGCGGCTGCCCTTCTTCGTCTGCGGCGTCTTCATGGTGCTCGCCCTCGCGGTGGCCGCTCGCAAGCTGCGGGAGCCGGCCAACCGGCAGGCCCCGGTACGCGTCGGGCAGATCTTCGGCACCTACCGCCGGCCCGCCTTCGTCGCGCTCTGCGTGGTGACCGCGGCGTACAACTTCGTCTTCTTCGTCGTCCTCGGCTACACACCGCTCTTCCTGCACCTGGACGTCGTGCCGCTGGGCTTGGCGTTCACCGGCTGGGGCCTCGGCCTGGCCGCCGGCATCCTGGTGATCGGTCACCGGCTCGCGCACCGGATCGGCGCGGTCCAGACCGTCGGCGTCGCCATCGCCGGGCTGCTGGTCTGCATGGTCCTCTTCGCCACCTCCACCGGCACCGTCGAGGCGCTGGTCGTGCTGGTCGCCTCCGGGCTCTGCATGGGCCTGGCCAACGCCAACCTCACCGACCTGGCGCTCGGCCTCGGCTCCCGCGACCGCCGCGTCGCCACCGGCGCGTTCAACCTGGTCCGCTGGGGTGCCGCCGCCCCGGCCCCGATCATCGCCGGCAAGCTCGCCGAGCACTCGCTGGCGCTGCCCTTCTGGGTCGGCTTCGCGGTGCTCGCGGTCGGCGTGCTGGTGTACCTCGCCTCCGCGCACCTGATGGCCGCCGGCTACGGCGAACGTGTGCTGTGGTCC
This genomic stretch from Micromonospora krabiensis harbors:
- a CDS encoding MFS transporter — its product is MDRRSEPNRSAIYATTLVAFLAIAGIAVVDPILPAIGEAIGVTAWQVELLFTAYIAVMAVGMIPATLASGRFGFKPVLVTGVSVVGLAAILASFSDNIVQLSVLRGVWGLGNAMFFATAMVVLVNLAVDREWAVGLFETALGLGFAVGPLIGGLLGQATWRLPFFVCGVFMVLALAVAARKLREPANRQAPVRVGQIFGTYRRPAFVALCVVTAAYNFVFFVVLGYTPLFLHLDVVPLGLAFTGWGLGLAAGILVIGHRLAHRIGAVQTVGVAIAGLLVCMVLFATSTGTVEALVVLVASGLCMGLANANLTDLALGLGSRDRRVATGAFNLVRWGAAAPAPIIAGKLAEHSLALPFWVGFAVLAVGVLVYLASAHLMAAGYGERVLWSRWNRAAAGAEHASEEPVGEAY